CGGAAGGCCCGGCCCGCCCCCGCCGGTCCGGGCCTTTACCGCAGACCCCGAACCGAGTAGCCTTAAAGGCTCTAGAAACTTCAGTCGCTCTCTCGGCACCGTTGGTGCACCGGGTGAGTGGCTGCTGTCCGGTTGAAGTTCTCAACCCTCCGCCCGCGGCTCGGCACTGCGGGTGGCATACAGACCACTGGTCCAGACCACAGGGAGGATTGCCGAGTGGCAAAGCTCAAGATCCGTCGCAACCCCACGCGGCGGTACGAAGCCGTGTACATCTTCGACAGTGCGCTCGAAGACACGGTGATTGCGGAAAAGCTGGAGAAGCTGCAGTCCCTGCTCAACCTCGCGGAACCCGCGGAGATCGAGCACTGGGGCCGTCGTCAGCTCGCCTACAAGATCGGCCGTCACGAGACTGGCTACTACATCATCAGCCATTTCACGACGGTCCCCGCGACGCTTCCCGAGTTCGAGCGTGCGCTCAAGCTCGAGGAAGGCGTGGTGCGCTACCTGGTGACGCTGTACGAGCACGAGCTCGGCGCGCCCAAGCTGAGCGATGAAGAGCTCGCCTCGCGCCGCCGCGCGAGTGATGATGACGACGACGACGAGGAATAACCAATGCGCCGCCAGAAGAAGCCCTGCCCGATCACGGAAGCGGGGATCCGCTACGTGGATTACAAGGATGACCGCCTCCTCGCCCGTTTCATCACGGATTACGGCAAGATCCTGCCGAGCCGTCTGAGCGGCGTGGATGCCCGCCACCAGCGTCAGCTGTCGAAGGCGGTGAAGAAGGCGCGTTATCTCGCGCTGCTCCCGTACGTGAAGGGGCAGACGGGCTGAGTATGAACGGAGCGGTCGCGCCGGGTCTCGCCGCGACCGCTCCGCAGGAGCGTGGATGGCGATGGTTCGTGCTGGGATTGGTGCTGATGGTCGCCGCGACCGCCGCACCGGCCTGGCCGCCGACGCTGTCGCTCTTTGCCGGTGCGGTGCGGTTGCTCCTCCCCATGGAACAGTTCGCCCTGCTCGTGCT
The nucleotide sequence above comes from Gemmatimonas aurantiaca. Encoded proteins:
- the rpsR gene encoding 30S ribosomal protein S18 gives rise to the protein MRRQKKPCPITEAGIRYVDYKDDRLLARFITDYGKILPSRLSGVDARHQRQLSKAVKKARYLALLPYVKGQTG
- the rpsF gene encoding 30S ribosomal protein S6, with the protein product MAKLKIRRNPTRRYEAVYIFDSALEDTVIAEKLEKLQSLLNLAEPAEIEHWGRRQLAYKIGRHETGYYIISHFTTVPATLPEFERALKLEEGVVRYLVTLYEHELGAPKLSDEELASRRRASDDDDDDEE